From Pseudoalteromonas sp. DL-6, one genomic window encodes:
- the cysB gene encoding HTH-type transcriptional regulator CysB — translation MKLQQLRYIVEVQNHKLNVSATAESLFTSQPGISKQVRMLEDELGVQIFGRSGKHLTHVTGAGEEIINISREILSKVEGIKAVANEHTLPDQGKLNIATTHTQARYALPSVIKGFTQKYPAVSLHMHQGTPQQISDAAARGDADFAIATEALHLYSDLVMLPCYHWNRSIVVAKDHPLAKKVDNLTVADIAQYPLITYVFGFTGRSELDKAFNAYGLDPHIVFTATDADVIKTYVRLGLGVGVVASMAIDQVNDNDLVCIDASHLFEASTTKIGFRKGSFLRTYMYDFIERFAPHLTKERVERASLLRNQDDVDKLFADIELPVK, via the coding sequence ATGAAATTACAACAACTTAGATATATCGTAGAAGTTCAAAATCATAAATTAAACGTTTCAGCTACCGCTGAGAGTTTATTTACCTCCCAGCCTGGTATTTCTAAGCAAGTACGTATGTTAGAAGATGAACTAGGTGTACAAATTTTTGGCCGTAGTGGTAAACATTTAACTCACGTTACAGGTGCTGGCGAGGAAATCATTAATATATCGCGAGAAATACTCTCAAAAGTTGAGGGCATTAAAGCGGTGGCTAATGAGCATACGTTGCCCGATCAAGGTAAACTTAATATTGCGACTACGCACACGCAAGCACGTTATGCGTTACCAAGCGTAATTAAAGGCTTTACCCAAAAATACCCAGCAGTGTCATTGCATATGCACCAGGGTACGCCGCAACAAATATCTGATGCAGCTGCCCGCGGTGATGCAGATTTTGCGATTGCTACTGAAGCACTGCACTTATATTCAGATTTAGTTATGTTGCCTTGTTACCATTGGAATCGTAGTATTGTGGTTGCTAAAGATCATCCTCTTGCGAAAAAAGTCGATAACTTAACAGTGGCAGATATAGCGCAGTATCCTTTGATCACTTATGTATTTGGTTTTACTGGTCGCTCAGAGCTTGATAAAGCATTTAACGCCTATGGGCTTGATCCACATATTGTATTTACCGCCACCGATGCCGATGTTATTAAAACGTATGTGCGCCTGGGATTAGGTGTCGGTGTGGTTGCATCTATGGCAATTGATCAGGTAAACGACAACGACTTAGTGTGCATTGATGCTAGCCATTTATTTGAAGCAAGCACCACTAAGATTGGTTTTAGAAAAGGTAGCTTTTTACGTACCTACATGTATGACTTTATCGAACGTTTTGCACCGCATTTAACCAAAGAGCGAGTAGAGCGAGCAAGTTTGCTGCGTAATCAAGACGATGTTGATAAATTATTTGCTGATATCGAAT